Genomic DNA from bacterium:
AATCAGAAGAATTAAGTAATTCCTTTCAATTATTTTTTTTTCTGGTTCTTTTTCTAATTTTATCTCTTCTATTTTTTCTTTTCTGAAAACAAAACTCATAACACTTCCAACTACAAAAGCCATTATTAAAGCACTTATAACTCTTGAAATGACTATCTGGCCTCCGATAATAGTTCCTGTATAAATTAAAGATAGTATATTTGATGAAGGAGCAACCCAAAGAACTATAAAAGCAGAACCAATTCCAGCGCCTGTATAATAAAGACCACTTGCAACAGGAATTACTGTACAAGAACACGCTGCAATAAGAAAACTTGAAATACCTGCAATAGAGAATGACTTTATTTTATTGACTTTTTCTCCAAGGTAATTTATTATTATTTCTTTATTTATAAAACTTACCATTCCACCTGCAAGTAAAAATGCAGGAATAAGACAGGTTAAAACATGAGTTGCAATATAATCTTTAAGTGCTAAAAATCCCCCAACAATAATTTCTTTTATCATTTTATTTTCTCCTTATACCTATTACACATTTTCCATTTTCTCTTAAATTTAATCTTTTTTTCAGGCATTCAATCTCTTCTTTAAATATATTTTCTGGGATAGAATTGATGGTATTGAGTAAAGATAGTAAAAATCTATCCTCTGATTTTGTGAGTGAATACATAACAAATTTACCTTCTCTTTTTTCTTCAACAATTCCTGCATATTTCAAAATTTTCAAGTGTTTTGATATATTTGTTTGATTTTCTTTTAAACAATCCATAATTTCACACACACATAGAGGAACTTCTGATTTCAAAAGTAATTTCACAATTTTCAA
This window encodes:
- a CDS encoding metalloregulator ArsR/SmtB family transcription factor, with the protein product MEKYTEIFKTVGEKTRLKIVKLLLKSEVPLCVCEIMDCLKENQTNISKHLKILKYAGIVEEKREGKFVMYSLTKSEDRFLLSLLNTINSIPENIFKEEIECLKKRLNLRENGKCVIGIRRK